The following coding sequences lie in one Candidatus Kryptobacter tengchongensis genomic window:
- a CDS encoding glycerol-3-phosphate dehydrogenase, anaerobic, C subunit: protein MVFDLKDPKFWDEEALFKEMYRIFDICNGCRLCYNLCPSFEFLFKKIDETDNLNDLTKQDYYKVVELCYDCKLCFPKCPYTPPHHYELDFPRLMLRAKAVKAKKEGIPLRDKILGQADLIGKIGSKFASLINLANRLKLSRVLMEKTIGIHRERNLPEYHSETFEKWFKRYSKQNGKKEGKAGRVVLFYTCTVNYNEPELGKAILKVLEHNEVEVVIPEQKCCGMPFLDGGDIDSAVKNAKFNVKSLINYVKQGYDIVIPAPTCGYMFKQEYTMLLPDDEDAKLISQHTYDISEYLMKLHKEGKLKTDFKYPQGKIIYHLPCHLKAQNIGYKSRDLLELIPGTEVEMIQRCSGHDGTWSMKKEFFEMSMKVGKPIFDKINQNGESDKIVVSSDCTLAQLQIQKGTGKKGLHPIQILYNAYGLNEK from the coding sequence ATGGTCTTTGATTTAAAAGACCCCAAATTTTGGGATGAAGAAGCCCTTTTTAAAGAAATGTATCGCATTTTTGACATTTGCAATGGCTGTCGCCTCTGTTATAACCTTTGTCCATCATTTGAGTTTTTATTTAAGAAAATTGACGAAACAGACAATTTAAACGATTTAACAAAACAAGATTATTATAAAGTTGTTGAACTTTGTTATGATTGTAAGCTTTGCTTCCCGAAATGTCCCTATACCCCACCCCATCACTATGAGCTTGATTTTCCAAGGTTGATGTTAAGAGCAAAGGCGGTAAAAGCCAAAAAAGAAGGAATCCCGCTCCGCGATAAAATCCTGGGTCAAGCTGATTTAATTGGAAAAATTGGAAGTAAATTTGCGAGTTTAATTAATCTTGCAAATCGTTTGAAATTAAGCAGAGTTTTAATGGAAAAAACAATAGGAATTCACAGAGAAAGAAACTTACCTGAATATCACAGCGAGACATTTGAAAAATGGTTTAAAAGATATTCAAAGCAAAACGGAAAAAAAGAAGGTAAAGCCGGGAGAGTCGTTTTATTTTATACCTGCACCGTTAATTACAATGAACCAGAACTTGGGAAAGCAATTTTAAAAGTTCTTGAACATAACGAAGTTGAAGTTGTCATCCCGGAACAAAAATGTTGTGGAATGCCATTTCTTGATGGTGGAGACATTGATTCAGCAGTTAAAAATGCAAAATTTAATGTCAAATCCCTTATCAACTATGTAAAGCAAGGCTATGACATTGTAATACCAGCACCTACTTGCGGTTATATGTTTAAACAAGAATATACTATGCTTCTCCCCGACGATGAAGATGCGAAATTAATTTCTCAACATACTTATGATATTTCAGAATATCTGATGAAGCTACATAAGGAAGGGAAACTTAAAACCGACTTTAAATATCCACAGGGTAAAATCATCTATCATCTCCCCTGTCATCTCAAAGCTCAAAATATCGGTTATAAGTCAAGAGATTTGCTTGAATTAATACCAGGGACTGAGGTTGAAATGATTCAACGTTGTTCAGGGCACGATGGAACATGGAGCATGAAGAAAGAATTTTTTGAAATGTCAATGAAAGTTGGAAAACCAATCTTTGATAAAATAAATCAAAATGGTGAATCGGATAAAATTGTTGTTTCCTCAGATTGCACACTTGCTCAATTGCAAATTCAAAAAGGAACTGGCAAAAAAGGGTTACACCCAATTCAAATACTTTATAACGCATACGGTTTAAACGAAAAATAA
- a CDS encoding starvation-inducible DNA-binding protein, with amino-acid sequence MKPNIGISEQNLEGVIKILSTLLADEYVLYTKARNYHWNVVGMQFNDLHKFFQTLYEELNEYVDDVAERIRTLGGNAIGTLKEFLEATRLKEHPGEYPDAKTMLSNLLNDYETIIRNLRNDIVTVSEKYQDLGTADFLTELMEKHEKTAWMLRAFLS; translated from the coding sequence ATGAAGCCAAATATTGGAATCTCGGAACAAAACCTTGAAGGCGTGATAAAAATTTTAAGCACCTTACTTGCTGATGAATATGTCCTTTACACAAAAGCAAGAAATTATCACTGGAATGTAGTCGGAATGCAATTTAATGATCTGCACAAATTCTTTCAAACCTTATATGAAGAATTGAATGAATATGTTGACGATGTAGCCGAGAGAATTCGCACCCTCGGTGGTAATGCAATCGGAACATTGAAAGAATTTCTTGAAGCTACGAGATTGAAAGAACATCCAGGCGAATACCCGGATGCTAAAACAATGCTTTCAAATCTCCTTAACGACTACGAAACCATTATAAGAAATTTAAGAAACGATATAGTAACCGTTAGCGAAAAGTATCAAGATCTTGGGACAGCTGATTTCTTAACGGAACTTATGGAAAAACATGAAAAAACTGCCTGGATGTTGAGAGCATTTTTGTCGTGA
- a CDS encoding Fur family transcriptional regulator, ferric uptake regulator → MASRRGSKQREAILRILQSTDIHPTADWIYDQVRKVIPNISLGTVYRNLNLLREEGLIREVTIHGSSSARYDANLEPHHHFICLRCNSVYDLPIHGANLNVESYLGGKNFEVKFVKLDIFGICDKCRSEGTN, encoded by the coding sequence ATGGCAAGTCGCAGAGGTAGCAAACAAAGGGAAGCGATCCTTAGAATTCTTCAAAGCACAGATATTCATCCAACCGCCGACTGGATATATGACCAAGTCCGCAAAGTGATACCGAATATAAGTCTTGGGACTGTATATAGAAATTTAAATCTTTTAAGAGAAGAGGGATTAATTCGTGAGGTTACGATACATGGTTCATCAAGTGCAAGATACGATGCAAATCTTGAACCACATCATCACTTTATTTGCTTAAGGTGTAACTCGGTTTACGATTTGCCTATTCATGGGGCAAATTTGAATGTTGAATCTTACCTTGGTGGGAAAAATTTTGAGGTTAAATTTGTTAAGTTAGATATTTTCGGGATCTGCGATAAATGTCGTTCTGAAGGAACAAATTAA